The genomic segment ACAAGGCAaattgatttgatatttttgtGGCTTGAGACAAATTTTTTGGCAACGTGggagtgatgtcacagtgatggTAAGTACCCATGTGGGGCGAGGAGCAcgtggaaaaacaaaacaggtaCTGTACACCAGTGATTAACAGGTagtgaaatggaaaataaaaaaaaacagaaacaggttTTTAAACTAGAAACTCTAGAAGAAGTCACAAGCTCTTTATTTCGGTGTCGGAAATAAAGAAGTTTTCATGTGTGATGTTTATCAGCATCAAGTGTCACATGTCGGAGCCGGTTTTCTGTTAGACATTCATCACACTGAACTCATGTGATGTTTGTGGGTAAATTCCATCATCAGATATTTACTGCGGCCGAGAAGCATCTGGATTTATCagaattaacaaataaatataaaggaaGTTTAAAACAAACGTTTGTTTAACAAGCACTTTGAAAATCTGCCACTTGCTATTACTCTGTTAGAAACGAATCAGGATAAAACATTGGTGCTGCTtggtttaaaacacaaatctcaTCACATACGTTAAtatggaaatttaaaaaaatgataaacttAATTTTTCAGCAGTAAAATGAAAGATATTGATTGAGAGGAGAATATTGTTCTTTTGAAGGTTTGGTGCAGATTAAGAGTTTAGGTTTTAAAACTtataaagacaaatataaagtgaggtttcttctctcctctcaggttGATTCAAAACCCTGAGAAccaaaaaatgcataaaaattCATCCATAAAAAAgatttcatccttttttcttgATCGTGACGCCTGAGATGTATTTTCCATCTTGAACAACATGAACATGAATCAATATTAACAATCTAACAATGAAAAATATCAACATATGATTTCAGTGAGGGAGGACGCTTTTACTTTCAGTACTCTAAGTACATTTTGGGAATGTAAACACCAGAAACCTTTTTTCTAAACTTTTCTTTCAAGTATTCGGATGCTTTACTTTCATAAAAGAAGAAATGACACAATGTGAACATGCAGAGATAAGAACGGAAATCTGTTTCTACATCACATGTTTCAGgtttaaataatacatcttcTCTACTTCTACACAAGCTGCAGTTTGAAAGCAGGTATGTTACTTTAAACATAGAAACAAAGTATTTTGTCCACCACTGCACTTTGTGAGCATGTgtacgacaacaacaacaacacatgtcaGGACTCATTGTAAAAGCTGAACATTTACCTCACTCTCAGTTGATGACAAACTCTGCACAACCTCCTGAGCATCCTGACCTCACAtcgtcactcacacacacaaacacaccgacacacacacacagacacacagacacacacgtagagATCGATAGCAGGAGAAGCTCAGTCCAGCAGCTCCCCTCAGCTCACCCTTCCCTCCTCATCGCTCTGTCCAGCCATCACATCCTGTGAGAATATCCTGCATCGCTCGGCCTCCTCCCCACTCCCACTGCTCTCTGGGAAATGCCTTATAAGGGGATTGGGAAGTCCAGTCCCCCACCCAACCCCCCCTCATATCCTTCCTGCTTCCATTCTCTCCATATCCCACTGCACAAATTCAAAATTTCCCTTTTTCTAATCCTGAAAACCTCTTCAGAAATACTTTGGATGCTCTCATACGCATCTCCGTCAGGAATTCGGGGTATTTTAATTCTTTCGACCTCAAAACTCAAAGTTCAAACTtgcaccatgtttttttatttttatgcatGTGAAtcagatatataaatatttctaaATGAGCCTTTTATGGGTGTATTTGTTGAAACAGAGATTTGGTTTAGATGCTGATCATCTCCACCGGGGGAGAGCAGCACGTCAGCAGCAGTAACTGATGAGGAGTCGAGCGCAGACACGTGGGTGTGTGGTGAAAGGCTCTGGTTCACcagactgtaaacaaacatgtgattATAATGAGTAAAACCCGTTAACATGTACAGACAATTACTTTTGAAATGACTGCCAATGTCTGAGTGACTGGATGACAAAGGGCAATAGCACACAAGTGCTCTTGAGCAAGGGAACTGAACCTGTGACTGATTCAGGCCAGAAATAACGATTTcaagcaaaaagaaaataatctttGATTTTAGTAGCATCACGatctacagtttttttttttttccttaaaaGTCCTGTTAACAAGTTGTTTTCAACTATTTCAAAACTAATTCTTACTTTCTTGCGTCTTTAATGctgattttattatattttcaatgtATTTTCAAGCAACTTCACAATAATAAAGAATATTGCAATCAGTCCATGCACAGCTTGATCTGTGGATGAGAATATTAtatcacaatgtttttttattgttattaatccAACGTCTCAGATGCTGTTCATGTGATCTGTTAAATTAATCTGTAATTTAAACCACATTCAGTAAacttttaataattatattcatGTTTAAGCAGCATTTTACTGTTGTACCAATTTATTTCCTCTACATCCCaatgaagaaaacatgttttccatgGTTGAAAGCTGCAGTAATAAGGAAACTTTGACTGTTTTGACTAAAAGACAAAAGAGTAAAACTTTTGTGGATGAAAGTCTGATCCATGTCCATGACAACAGGGAAGATTTCATCCCATCATGACGACTGGGAACTTCTCCTGAAAACGAAGTTAGTGGCTGGTCTGAGCCGAAAAGTGCAGGAGGAGGCACATGTACCCAAAATTATACTTGAGTACAGTACTCGAGTAAATGTACTCAGTTACTTTCCACAGCATACTGAAGATATTAAATGttgtaaatgataaaataagTGAAGAGGAATCTGTCTCACCTGTTCTCCGTCTGCAGCGTCTGGTTCTTCAGCAGGtttggtttcacattcaccATCTTTTCATGTTATGAATTATTAGGGTGtcacccacacacaaccacacacaaccacacacacacacacacatgatgctTCTTTCCTGAGGGATTTGTCCCTCTATTGTTTTGGTCTTCACCGGGATTTCCCcagtttttgtttcagtttctctgcagctcatcttgatcaatgaggtcatgttgactccggtgattactttattatttttcatattttcatttcctGGAGGGAAACAGATCAGTGGaacatttacatattaaatAAAGTACAAATTCAATAGAAATTCACTGATGTGATGTTGATATACATGACTTATGTCTGCAGATCaactctgcctcctgctggtcacacacagacagtacaGCAGACAATTATCAGAGATACAATAATTCATAGAAAAGTACAAACTATATAATGGCTCCAGCTTCTTAACATTATTTTATCAATTTGAAGTTATTcttaatgatgatgaaaacttaaatatataaaaatcaaACCAGCGTCTCCGACCTTTAAGTGACCGCtcagaaaaaacagaaatgtgtagTTTGGGTCCCGTGTCATGTTTGTCATGAGTTCCCCTTTGAGATTTTACAGTTTCATTTTAATAACTGTGGGGTCAAATGTTAAAGGtcaaacatttactttaatcCTTTTTATTGGAAATGATTTGTGAATTCCATGTTCTCTGGATAAAAAAGACTATATGACTGAGAAAATGTTAACTTCTTCCCTCCTCTAAGTGATGATAATTAGGAAAGGAAACAAATCAAAGCTGAAATAAAGTTCTTATCATGGagagaataatacaaatcagcacaaacacatgagaTAATTGGCCAGGAATAGGTTTTATATAAAATTTGAACAGTGGATACAGAGGCGATATgtgtataaaaaaatacatacaataaaagtaaaataaatgaatcttatCTTTTCTATTTTGAGCAGATGTTCAAGTTAGCTGATGAAATGTAAAAGGCACTAAATGTACAACATTCCAGTTTTAAGGACGTTAAACAGAGGCCAAGGTCACTCGGAGATGaacgaaaaacaaaaacaaaaatcacaggGCATTTGTTGTCTTTGATACGCAAGACATAGTGCAGGTTTTACAACAAAACATACCAAACAACTCTCAAATAACACACAACTATTTACCATCGAAAGACACTAAGTACGCACTTTAAGACTCGTCGGGAGCGGAGTGAACGTGGCAGCGTGTGTATTCACTCCAATTCCCCGAAAACGCTACGTGAGCTCAGTCAGGTTGGAAATTGTTCATAATTTATAGTTTACATCACAATTTCTAACGACAGCACTGGGACACGGCAACGAGTCGGGGAACAGGAGCAAAGTGACCAGCTGTAAAAAGGTTCGTCGGTATCATAcaggtttgttttctgtcttgttttttggTGAATACGTTGAAATACATGCTAGCTTGTAAAGTAACAGACAGAAACTAACACGAGACGTTAGAGCAGGGACACATCTGGAAGAACACACAACGCCTTCAGCACCGAGCTGCAAAGAACcggaaagaaacaaaatgaatcagGATTCTCTTCAGTCAGAAAGTTTCAAATGGAAATATGGAGTGTCTAAAATATGAAGTGTTTAACGGCAACGCAGAGAACTTAGTGAACAGATATAACAGCCGACTACATTTAAGACACAAgtgtgaaaatggaaaatatacataaaaaaatatttcccaCATTTGAAAAGCACAATGTGGCTCTGACTCAATGTTTGGTCCTATCATTCATATTTGTACGCATCATTCCTGACTTTTAGCGCCAcctacagtaaaaaaaaacgttttaactTCTCACTGACTCCTCTAGACTTAACTGTGAGCAAATATTAAGGCATCTGAAGTGTTTACaaaccctttgatacacaacatggcTCAAAAGTGACCCGACTCACTTTTTTTCCCCAATATCTTTTcagtaaattaattattttatataatattattttcagGTATTACTTACTACTTGTTTTTGATCAtcacaaatcataatttctataaaaacatGCACTCAGCCGTACATGAAATAACAGGAAATGAATACGGGTCATTTCTCACCCACATTGTGCGTTAGGAGTTTGCATAacttgtgtatcaaagggttaatTCTCAGTTTTTGTCAGATATTATAACCGAGCAACATATTAAGGcgtattttaaattattctatTAGTAAACAAGATTAAAGGATTGAGTTAACGTTTATAAATGATAAATAGGGGGGGCATAGCATGCTTGCTCCTTTCGGCTTTAAGTGTTACTTAATTACTTTACCCcaaaacaaatcacagcacTTCCGTGAGTCTCAGCTATTATTGCTAACGTATAATGCTAGCACGCTAAATGCTAGCACCATACGTAAAGAAACTAAATTTTACAACTGTTGCGAGGTACAGAgaatctctgcagcagctggaaacCCTGATTTCGCAAACCTCGGAACTTCTCTCCCTGCAGGGTACTTCAGGGTGGGGCCAGAATGCCGTGACATCACTAGTGGGCGTGGTTACAGGTGTGACATTTGCAGCACGTTATCGTTAGCACATGGTGAACTACAAAATGTCAagtttctctcttcctttttatCTACATATCACATTATAGTATTAGTTGTAcagttaacttttttttttgcattgtatTTATTGAGTTCATTCCTCGAGGACAACAAAGCTCTGCTTTATCCAATGATTGTGTTTTAGCTTCACAGCAAACATGGCTACAGTCCTAGATCAAGGCAGAAAGACTCACTCTTCCACTTCAGAGCTGTTCTATCATGTATCTTCTCTTATTATTCAGGCAATGGATCTTTTGGTTTTAATGCAACACGtgagtttggtttgtttttctctacaAACAGTCGACTGAAGAAAGTTCTGATTCAAATAATTTTGACCTGACAGGTTCAACCCTCTCTGCAGGCGCCGAATCAATGGAGCGTCCGCTGACACATAATTAAGACTtagaagaaaaaagggaaaatacatCAAACATGCCACCAACTCTCTAGACCTCTACAGCAAACCACTTTCCTTCCCTGGAAAGACATCCACAGCCATACCACACTGGAATGAGTTACAGTAAACGGCACTATATCTTACACGAGCaagaaatatatacaagtaCTGGTCAGCAAGGACGTGTTACTGCATTCGGAGATCACAAGCTGAAGCTGAAGGCATTCGGAACGGTCACGACACAAAAAACATCTTGTTCATATGCAACCGAAACTGTTTTAACGAAAAGAGAAATAACAACATgacattttggcttttaaacgagtcaagacaaaaaaaaagaaaatctaatttggAATGCATTTTAAAGTACAAAAGCTTCTCATGAGAACTTACCTAATATAACTGTCAGATATTTGGCCcattagtttaaaaaataaaataaaaaagagcttAACATGACATgtagatgaagaaagaaatgcGCATATTCCCATAATAATGATTGTTCTGTTAGTAAGTTGCATGCAAACAGTGTATttagtgtttatttattttttccaaccAATAAGAGCTCCCATGGTTTCATAGGAGACGTTTCACCTCAGTTGAACATTTCTTTTCATCGTGCATCTTCTGGAAATCACTCAAGATTTAAAAGATAATTCGCCACAATCAGCaataattttttattcaaaaattACACCTATAACCATGCAGATAattaatggtttttttttttaccgatTAAGACAAATACTGAGCAGACAGAAAGTCGTTTAAAGCAGAAACGTGTTCAACTGAAGTGAAAATCAAAAAGGAGGCAGCGTTTTTTGTTCTATTAATAAAAAAGGTACCTTAACAACATGCCGGAAGTTTACAGGAGAAGCGAAGCATTCACAGCAACACAGCGTCGGGCGGCTTCCGCTGCTTCACACCTACACTTGACGAGTACCAAACTTAGCTGGTAGATGTTATTAGAGCTGCATGCAAGGTTACTGAAGGGCAATGGAAGTCTAACTTTGCcccaacaaaacaaactcaCTATGGAACTGTGGAGATGAAGTGAGCCGTGGTTCCAGTTCACTGTTGCACCAGCCGGGAGACGAGAAGAGATCGGGACATTTTCCTTTCTCACTCATGTGACGGTCACTGAAGAGGTTGGTTCATAGGATGTGTTTTTACATGTCGGCTGATTCAAATAACTTAATGAGTCTTTCAAAGACATTTGCTGATATGAAAGGTTCTTATCTTACAGAATAAACTATACAGGAGAGAATACAGTTTATAATTAAACTGGAAAAAATCCTCTCGGTCATGAGGGTTTGATAATCGTTGCCAGTTTTTATATCAACAATGTTTTACTTCCTTATTTACTAAATCCTATCCACCTGGctctaaataaaactgaatttagtCCCAAAcagactttttgttttaaataaaaaatggactATATTCcttaaaagatttgtttttctcacatcGAATGAGTTCCGTCTTTACTGGTAATGATGTGTTTGCAGTTGATGACCACAGCCGCTTGTCGTACAGGCCTGAGCCGACTGGTGAATGATGAAGTGATGCTGGTCAGATGAGCGCTGCGTCCTGAAGCTACTTCACATGGGACAGGATTCACGGTTTGTagtggttttcttttctcccaTTTCACTTAAACGCAGCCCTGAAATAACATCAGGTCGGTTTCTAACAGAATAATTTAACAAGCATTGATTTAGTAAAGAAATACTAACAGTCCGGAAAACTAACCCAGGCAAAGGATTCCTCCTTCAGAGGAAGGTTTTGGGCTGCCGACAATAAATTAAAACGTCTCTCAGCTGAAGGCGTTGTGCAGAGAAGTACCTACAAGAAGTTATTTCTGTAAAACAGGCCGTGTGAGCTACTGAAGCTGAGGGGGGAATTTCACATCGGTTGATATTCTAGTTCAATACATGAAACGTTATAAAAAAGGATAATATGTACAAAAAACGTTGATATTCTCTTTTGGATGAACTTGTTCGGTCACTTGACTGCAGCTGTGGCACTTAAAGGCTCAAACTTGTGTTCGGCTGGTGCAACAGTTCGTGGAAACCTTCTGACTTTAACAGCGCCTGTCGACATGTGTGGAAtgatatttagattttcacGTTGATCCCTGTGTCGGAGAGCAACCTCCAGGCTGATGTGATGGGAGTGGTGTGGTGTTGTGGTGTCCACGAGGACGTCTCATGCTGCTCGTGTCTTCATGATAAAGCACGTGGAGACATTATGGTATCACGTAACAGCGTCATGCTTTCAGAGGAtgagatacaaataaaaaagaaactgcaCCGGTTATGTCCCTGTTGAATCCCACCCTTCCCAAGAGAAGGTGATAAGAGAGGTCTGATACTTTACTGtgattttcatctgttttttttcatttttgtcttattttggtcCCCTGTTCCTCTTCAGTTTTTACGAATGTCAGCATAGACGACCGGCTCATTCTTATGGAACGAGTTTTTGCTGTTCGAGTGATCCAGCTGGGCGTATATCACCGGGCCCTGGAACACACAGCATGAGAAAGAAAGTCAGCGACAGTCACAAGTTAATATAGATGAATCAGAACAAGTAGATCAGAACAGCCTGAAGAACCTTTAAACTGCATATGAAAGACATTTAGCTTTACCGTTCTACTGGTTATATATATCTGAAGATCATAACTATTATTTCTATGaaagctttatttttattttttaatggagACACAGTTTGACTCTTAAATGCAGCGACAAAAAAACCCTTCTCATGTTCACAGGTGCTTGTGTGAGGTGAAGTTAAACCGTACCTTAAGgttgtttattgattatttgatcTTCAGAACATTGATACATGACTATTTTGATGATTGACTGATCCTCTTCTTTGTAAAGCTGCCATTACTCCACATGTACATAtttttcaggtgtgtgtgtgtgtgtttgtgtgtgtgtgtgtgtgtgtctgtgacgtCCTGATCTCAGTCTGGGATGAAGAGGTGGAAGACACTGAGATAAACTGaatccagagaagaagaagtatctgtgtttgttttaaggCAAAGTTTTGAATATTGATATAATCTAtgttttgtttccctcctgTTCTTAGTCCTGGTACTTTTAtaattttactgtttttgtCTCATTGTATTTTCACCATCTCATGCAGCTTCTTTTGTTCCGATGAAGCACCTTGTAATACCTCTTTAGAAATGTGCAAAATATAAACTCAATGACAtaattaaaaaggtttttatgaTTTATCTAAACCAAATACTGCCCTTGTATCAGTGGATATCATAGAAGGAGTAAGTTTCAGGTGTGTTTGGATAAATCAGAGCTTCACATCTACAACACATCCCCAGTAAGAAGGAGGCAGCCGGTGGATTTCTCGGTCCCCTGCTCCTACCTGTAGTGGACCCAGGGGAATGGTACTCTTGGAGCCCTCCAGGCCCGACTCCACCTTCTTTCGTGGCTGCGGCGCCTGAGAGCTCATGCTTTCCAAGGACGTACATCTAGTTTAGGTTTACGATTTGCCGTCATTGGTGCACAGTCAACACGAGTAATGGGacacaagacaaaaataaaagaaagtaaaaaacaatgaGAGATGAGCACATGAGACATAGGATGCAAACAGGGAGTGCAGTGCAGCTCCCTGAAGTTTGACAGAGATAATGAAAGCAGTGACAGACACTAGAGGAGCACAGATGAGTTCAGGTCACTGATGCTGATGCACAACTCAAATTATAAAATGTAGCTGGTGTGAATTCTcaatggacgacatgacagctcccaaaggTCAACTTAAAAGTCTGAAAACATGTTATGTGCTGAATACTTTACTCAAACATCCACAGAGTGGGTGGTGACTTCAACAAAACTAACTACAGGCCAGAGTTCAGTCTATGAAATTAAACATCACAGAAGGTATATCTCAGTATCTCttgcaggggggagggggggttaaaAAGTGATCTCACAGTTAAATTGTGTATGAATGGAGATAATTCAAAACTGTGGTTATTCCTGCGAGATGCCTGAATTGTGACTGAGTCCAGGTTAACAGATAAAGGCTTAAAAGATTCAACTAAACCGGTTACGTCTGTTCATGTCTCTAATTTTTCAAAGAGGTTTTATCCTCTTTTAAGGCACTTTGTAACTGTATTAAGAAAAGTGCTAGATAAATAAGGCTTATTAGTATATGATGTAAGAGCAGCTCTAAAAAAATGATCCAGCCCATGAATTTATCAGACGTATTAGAACCAGCTCATCTGTGCACCTCTAGCAAAGACACATTGCAATTCTATGTACAGCAGCAGAAAGGGTCCAACTCAACCTCAGCTACATGAGCCAAAAAACAACCTGAGGCAATTTCTGTCATTTCGAGGTTTAGTGAAAACTtctcaggaaaaacaaacacttttctgTTGACAAAAGAGGTTTCAATccagacaaagaaaacacaggtgAGGGTTagtttgacacagacacatgaagatTAAGTTTGTTAGAGGTGAAAGAGGGTGAGCAGTGGTTAGACGACATGCTGGTGAGACGGGTTAGTCGAGTTAACACACTGCAATGGAGGAAAGTGACTGGCACCAGAGCAAACAgtgacccctagtggccaatcTGGAGCCGGCTTCTCCCTCGATAGCGTTTTTCGTGTTAATGGGTCAATGTGTGATCACCGAGGACGGACAGGGCGGCGGCGAAAACTAAAGCACGTTATTTTGTTCTTAAACAAAGAATGTTAAgaattggtaaaaaaaaacaaaaaaactctcATCCAAACGTCCCAGAATGCACAGCGTTTAGTCCAAACAAAGGAGAGTGAACCCTGCACCCATGCACAAAGAGTTAGAGGAGTGTTACAGTTTGAGGATTAAGTCTCTGAGGGCATAACGTTAAAAGTAAAGACACCAGGAACCTGTGCAGTCGTCAAGTGAGTGTGTGGAAACCACCTTACTTTTCAAATACAGCGAGTTTCTCGTTGTGTTAACGAGCTCCAGAGCGATGAAATTAAACAGGCAAGACGACACTCACCCTTCGTAATCGTGGCGGTTGTGAAGCACCCTCATGGTGATGCAGGCAGCCACAGCGATGAGGACGAGCAGACCTAAAACTCCACACACTATTCCAATTATCATGGGGGTGTTGCTCTGAGTGAAAGACTCtggacacacaaagaaaacagagaggggaTCTCGGATTAATACAAATACTGTGTAGACAAGCAATAAACAAAGTATGatgcctcctcctcatcctcctcctcctcctcatccctactcctcctcctcctcctcctcctaattATAACCTTCAGCTGGGAGTGTCACGGATACCTGGGCGCCCGCAAGTAAACAAAAGGTCTGTGGGTTTCTCTAAAAATACCGAGTGTTCTTtgtgagaggagaaaacaaaagttGAAGTCAAACATCTATCCATAAAAAGacataatgtgttttcatgttggtGCTGTGCGGCTTTTCAGATGATCTCAAATGGTTAATGGAAAACCAAGTCCCACCTGCAGATGGAAGCTGCAACCTGGTGAGATAACAAGCCATCACACGCAGTCGTGGGCTTCGTGTAAATGAAAGCACACAACAGGAATGTTCCTGTGCAGCGGCCCGGAGTTGGCAcaccttttatttgtttgtatagaTCAGATCTCACAGTGAGAGGACACTGCCGGCGGAGTGAGGGGCCGACACGTTCAACTTGTCATCTACAGAGCGGTGAGGGTTAACTGTTAATAACCAGAAAACCCTGAGACATACGTGGAAACTATAAAGTAAACAACAGATCTTTAAGGATCAACTTAAAGATCACAATAAACTAAATTCAACGACAGATATGAAGGGTTGTTCTGGCTCATGTCGATATCTGAGAAAGAACCGGCATGCTGCCCAAACATTTCTGATAAAGCACTGGGGGGGAGGCAGCGTAATTATTATAATAGCGTGATTAAGACATACCTAAATCTTTTTTATGGACTGTTAAAGCCAAAGCAGAAACCCTGATTTAGGCTCTGCTAAAGATGAAGACAGTATTATTTAGGTTTTATATGTAAATACTTCTTATTtctctttaaatacatttttggggggaattgaATTCAATGTTTTTAAGACAGTTCAAGGTCCCAACATAACTAAATCACAGACTAATTGAGAACTGCTGCTTTTTCTCAACactattttctttaacatttaacatttggatgATCTGTGGTTTAATCCAGGTTTTCATTAATGTGAATCGTGCCACTCAGCCACAGGGTATCAAATGGAGCCTATTTCAGTTAATGAcatttgattattaataataaattgtGGGTAAAAGCCAAATTGACAGGAAAACAGTCGCCTCTTTGCCTCTGAACAGATTCAGCACAACGAGGCTTCAGAAATCTCTACAAAGCGGTTTTGTCCAACGGTCCAATCAGCacgtgtgtttgctgtgtgtgtgtgtgtgagtcagtgggTGGATGAGTCTTGTCAAGGCCACAATCCTCAGCACCGAGAAGCAGGCGCATTCAAAACGCATCTCAGTATTTGTTGGGGCTTTTAACACAAACCCTCCAGTTGGCTTTCatcaaagaaaattaaattatgtgtaataaaagaaacatttcagtGAATCGATGAAACAAAATCTGATAAATCACCTTTCAGAACGACCCTGAGCTCCGTTCGAGCCGGGGTTCCCATGATGTCCGGCGGGTTCTTCACGTCACAGAAGAAAGTGCCGTTGTCACTGAACTGAGCCGGACTCAGCTGTATAGAGACGTCCCTTTTGTTGATGTCTCCGATGAACTTCACCCGCTCCTTGAACTCGATCGCTCCCGGGAACGACTTCCCGTGCGTGAAGTAGAAAATCTGGAAAAAGAGGAGGATATTCATGTTAGACGGCGTCCACCAGGAAACACGTGCAGAGGCTTAATATACTTTTAATCAACATCCATTAACTAATCTCTAAGAAATCAGCgaaaatgtcaacaaaagcAAAATGTCGCAATGTTTAAAGAAATCAGGTTTTGTGGGAATCCTCTCAGTAGTAGTTGTGTAGCTttgctgaaaaacacacaaacagcaacccCCTTGCAGACGTGATCAACATGTCGAACATTCTGACTCGCTAGCTACACAACTAATCACATTAGCAGTGGCTCAAATTCACttgaactgagacacacacacaactaggATCCCCAATCTGAGGCAGCGACTGTGTTAGAGCTTCAATAatcatcatttcattatttacactttgtgcttttcctgctgtgacGAGTCAAAACTTTGCTGCACGACACAACGCTGAATGTAAACAGATCAATATGAGCAACGCTGATATCATCTAACTGGTTATTGATAATCAGAACCGGGGAACATCTGTGCACAGGTGTTTCTCCTCATTCCTAAATCTCAcgaacactgacacacacacagacatcatcCAAGTTTTAAAGGGAGTCACGGAAATTCAGATAGAAAGCTATAAGTTCGCTGTATCCTCCCACAATATTAATTAACCACTGATTAAACCATATTAACAGCTGattttctgttaaaaaacaaatttctctcttcttcttctacctggTTAGGCACAGTGCTGCTCTACACAGCGTTtaacacagactcacacctaCT from the Platichthys flesus chromosome 15, fPlaFle2.1, whole genome shotgun sequence genome contains:
- the mpzl1l gene encoding myelin protein zero-like 1 like, which translates into the protein MEPRWTHSVCHRVLLTGFTLCVVLVSKPTSAIDIYADSEVMMQNGTTGVLRCTFKSYEVVSSSTTVTWNFQSSQPDNRFSKAPYVIFYFTHGKSFPGAIEFKERVKFIGDINKRDVSIQLSPAQFSDNGTFFCDVKNPPDIMGTPARTELRVVLKESFTQSNTPMIIGIVCGVLGLLVLIAVAACITMRVLHNRHDYEGCTSLESMSSQAPQPRKKVESGLEGSKSTIPLGPLQGPVIYAQLDHSNSKNSFHKNEPVVYADIRKN